In Stomoxys calcitrans chromosome 2, idStoCalc2.1, whole genome shotgun sequence, the following proteins share a genomic window:
- the LOC106096079 gene encoding uncharacterized protein LOC106096079 isoform X2: MKQAKFGLCAIVALVAVFGLGVTNASPVHQQLVGAKKCTWGPSYWCSNLVNAKGCKAVRHCIQTVWESHNVPEDNDSICKICKDMVTQARDQLRSNETMEELKEVFEGSCNLIPIKVVKKECCKLADDFIPELVEALSSQMNPDQVCSVAGLCNNAEIDKLLTKYYSGALDGTLRESEEDKSTEEVKAVAVQPAKKASLTCGNCFSVATMMSNKFQTSNRDDILENILHMCGGMSSFSDACANIVLTYFNDIYDHIKGNLQPAGICHLSGVCAARYHQHPEDPKEEEPIDLMAPGNDDIPCELCQQLVHHLRDLLVANTTEAEFKQVMEGLCNQTKNFKSECISLVDQYYHTIYTTLVNDLDANGACFLIGVCPKGADYLYKGDIMPLLPVLPPAEIKVTIRKKLGAHEPKFTQEDLQAMALPIDHLMGAANPLLLVEGGELCTICEYMLHFIQETLATPATEDEIKRTVESICNKLPKSVNDKCSKFVDEYGDAVVALLIQGLNPADICPKMQMCPKHQENHNDMEVFSPKTNDEQDKPTCPLCLFAVEQAQEKIKNDKSKKNIKDVLDHLCTHLPQKLQAECVDFVETYSSELIDMLISDFKPQEICVSLKLCPKSNNYLEEMGLSAEDDSSSQEFDNDLSFNEVVPSEELPVEIVFQHHSEGVTPNCLLCEEMIKLAEKRINKKTTKDDIKRALEHSCDKMRTNFRAKCHRYVDKYGDQIAELLLKEMDPKLICTELGLCLFSEQEDLEIDEALKYDVIAMPTENVVLGKSDRYSGLDTSLRVQEPPTCVMCEFIMTKLENDLKDKHEQEQIKAAIENVCNHMPKTVTKTCDNFVEKYADAILSMLGSVPPKEVCQRMLLCFDGLSVVSDEVIECGVCHGATSSLLPYFRMVNTEHDNIDATEMTEVACEAVPAKYYSICSELVEVYGKSIMHLSESIVIDESSVCSQIGKCFNHEKSSLAFARISG, from the exons GAATGCTAAAGGTTGCAAGGCTGTTCGCCATTGCATTCAAACCGTATGGGAAAGCCATAATGTACCAGAGGACAATgattccatttgcaaaatttgcaaggaCATGGTTACCCAGGCTCGCGATCAATTGCGGAGCAATGAAACAATGGAGGAATTGAAAGAAGTCTTTGAGGGTTCATGCAACTTGATTCCCATCAAAGTTGTGAAAAAGGAATGTTGCAAGTTGGCCGACGATTTTATTCCAGAATTGGTTGAAGCTTTGTCATCGCAAATGAATCCTGAT CAAGTCTGCTCTGTTGCTGGTCTCTGTAACAATGCCGAAATCGACAAACTGCTAACGAAATATTATAGCGGCGCCTTGGATGGTACTTTGCGCGAAAGCGAAGAAGACAAGAGCACGGAAGAGGTTAAAGCTGTTGCTGTCCAGCCAGCAAAGAAGGCTTCGTTGACTTGTGGCAATTGCTTCAGTGTGGCCACAATGATGTCAAATAAATTCCAAACGAGCAATCGCGATGacattttggaaaatattcTACACATGTGTGGTGGAATGTCCTCATTCTCGGATGCTTGTGCTAACATCGTTTTGACCTACTTCAATGATATATATGACCACATTAAGGGAAACCTTCAACCTGCCGGAATTTGCCACCTTTCTGGAGTATGCGCAGCCAGATATCACCAGCATCCTGAAGATCCCAAGGAAGAAGAACCCATCGATTTAATGGCCCCTGGCAATGATGACATTCCATGTGAATTGTGTCAACAATTGGTGCATCATTTACGCGATTTATTGGTGGCCAATACTACCGAGGCCGAATTCAAACAAGTCATGGAAGGTCTTTGCAATCAAACTAAGAATTTCAAGAGCGAATGTATATCTCTAGTTGACCAGTACTACCATACCATCTACACGACACTTGTCAATGATTTAGACGCCAACGGGGCTTGTTTCCTAATCGGAGTGTGCCCCAAGGGTGCCGATTACTTGTACAAAGGTGATATTATGCCATTGTTGCCTGTTTTGCCACCAGCTGAAATTAAAGTAACTATTCGCAAGAAGTTGGGTGCTCATGAGCCCAAATTCACCCAAGAAGACCTTCAAGCCATGGCTTTGCCCATTGATCATTTGATGGGCGCCGCCAATCCCTTACTTCTTGTCGAGGGTGGAGAGTTGTGCACCATTTGCGAGTACATGCTGCACTTCATTCAGGAGACTCTGGCCACACCAGCTACCGAAGACGAAATTAAAAGAACCGTGGAGAGCATTTGCAACAAGTTGCCCAAGAGCGTTAATGACAAGTGTTCGAAATTTGTAGACGAATATGGCGACGCTGTTGTGGCATTGCTTATTCAAGGCCTTAATCCCGCGGACATTTGTCCCAAAATGCAAATGTGCCCAAAACACCAAGAAAATCACAATGACATGGAAGTATTCTCTCCAAAAACAAACGACGAACAAGACAAGCCCACGTGTCCCTTGTGTTTGTTTGCCGTCGAACAGGCACAAGAGAAAATCAAGAATGACAAGTCCAAG aaaaacatCAAAGACGTCTTGGATCACTTGTGCACACATTTGCCACAAAAATTGCAAGCAGAATGTgttgatttcgttgaaaccTATTCATCGGAATTAATTGACATGCTAATATCGGATTTCAAGCCTCAGGAAATATgtgtttcattgaaattatgtcCCAAATCCAACAACTATTTGGAAGAAATGGGCCTAAGTGCCGAAGATGATAGCAGCAGCCAGGAATTTGATAACGATCTAT CCTTCAACGAAGTCGTTCCCAGTGAGGAACTTCCTGTAGAAATTGTCTTCCAACATCACTCCGAAGGCGTAACACCCAATTGTTTGTTGTGTGAGGAAATGATAAAATTAGCCGAGAAGCGTATCAACAAGAAAACAACTAAG GATGATATCAAAAGGGCTTTGGAACATTCCTGCGATAAGATGCGCACCAATTTCCGTGCAAAATGCCACAGATATGTGGACAAATACGGTGACCAAATAGCCGAGCTCTTACTTAAGGAAATGGACCCGAAATTGATTTGTACTGAGTTGGGCCTGTGTCTCTTCAGCGAACAAGAAGATT TGGAAATTGACGAAGCCTTGAAATACGATGTCATTGCGATGCCCACAGAAAATGTGGTTTTGGGCAAAAGTGACCGTTACAGCGGTCTAGATACATCATTGAGGGTGCAAGAACCACCAACATGTGTTATGTGTGAATTCATTATGACCAAATTGGAAAACGATTTGAAGGACAAACACGAGCAGGAACAAATCAAAGCAGCcattgaaaatgtttgcaatCACATGCCCAAAACGGTTACCAAAACCTGCGATAATTTTGTAGAGAAATACGCAGACGCCATCCTTTCCATGCTTGGATCGGTGCCGCCCAAGGAAGTATGCCAGCGTATGTTACTATGTTTCGATGGCTTGAGTGTGGTTTCGG ACGAAGTCATAGAGTGCGGCGTTTGCCACGGAGCCACCTCATCACTATTGCCTTATTTCAGAATGGTAAATACGGAGCACGATAATATAGATGCCACCGAAATGACTGAAGTGGCTTGTGAGGCAGTACCAGCCAAATATTATAGCATC TGTTCTGAATTGGTTGAGGTTTACGGCAAGAGTATCATGCATTTGTCAGAGAGCATAGTGATTGACGAGTCTAGCGTTTGCTCCCAAATTGGCAAATGTTTTAATCACGAGAAGTCTTCCCTAGCCTTTGCCAGAATTTCAG GCTAA
- the LOC106096071 gene encoding large ribosomal subunit protein mL37: MRLTPRLCAQHLGWTFKKHWQSQGKRIPRDTGAANELAKVGIIVKDPKEVLNPKKERQRFVIDPDTQVGDDETNYQWHQQKCYVYSNENVLLEGMSQAQVLTKTIRVNGLPKPLTDMLANLSLPSTIDQNILQSILASTLLDAEQVVLPKIKSDERPAFNFPRQYGISQYRQNRLLINRLLTECEKIANPSITSQRRVIDNADFTVSVPKDEDLIQLDLEVHKLVTANKAIEPIKGKFESDIPNMYPLKCTTSIPLRNTYCSETRFPLSNRINCSHPHTIFTFFNKENVRNIHGSNVSNAQFQSRTLLSAFAVAAARAKQLYGDASLEHIPKPIVIQSIQTDGRTFHFGVFQLNTLNLGENSDARNYWFQEENMHLFTHCAYKCGQPVLEGYDKKVFRYLNAFYHNM; the protein is encoded by the exons ATGCGTTTAACACCTCGTTTATGTGCTCAACATTTGGGATGGACCTTCAAGAAACACTGGCAATCACAGGGAAAACGCATACCCAGGGATACTGGCGCTGCAAATGAGTTGGCTAAAGTGGGTATAATAGTTAAAGATCCCAAAGAAGTTCTCAACCCCAAAAAAGAGAGGCAGCG CTTTGTCATTGATCCTGATACTCAGGTGGGTGATGATGAAACCAATTACCAGTGGCACCAACAAAAATGCTATGTTTATTCAAACGAAAATGTATTACTTGAGGGAATGTCGCAAGCTCAAGTTCTTACCAAAACAATTCGAGTAAACGGATTGCCTAAGCCACTGACGGATATGTTGGCGAATTTATCACTTCCCAGCACCATTGATCAAAATATTCTTCAATCGATATTGGCTTCCACTTTACTTGATGCGGAACAGGTGGTACTGCCTAAGATCAAGTCGGACGAACGGCCGGCATTTAACTTTCCAAGACAATATGGTATTTCACAGTATCGCCAAAA CCGGCTTTTGATAAACAGACTTTTAACGGAATGTGAAAAAATCGCTAACCCCTCCATTACCTCTCAACGCCGAGTAATAGATAATGCTGACTTCACCGTATCTGTGCCGAAAGATGAGGACTTGATTCAACTCGACTTGGAAGTACATAAACTGGTGACAGCCAATAAGGCCATAGAACCGATCAAAGGcaaatttgagtcggatataCCAAACATGTACCCACTAAAATGTACGACATCTATACCGTTAAGGAATACTTATTGCAGTGAAACAAGATTTC CCCTTAGCAACAGGATTAATTGCTCGCATCCCCACACTATTTTTACATTCTTTAATAAGGAAAATGTCCGAAATATTCACGGTTCAAATGTGTCAAATGCCCAGTTCCAGAGCCGTACTCTATTAAGTGCTTTTGCAGTTGCTGCAGCGAGGGCGAAACAACTATACGGA GATGCATCCTTAGAGCACATCCCTAAGCCCATAGTAATTCAAAGTATACAAACGGATGGGCGTACATTTCACTTTGGCGTATTCCAGCTAAATACATTGAACTTAGGCGAGAATTCAGATGCCAGAAATTATTGGTTCCAAGAAGAAAATATGCATTTGTTTACACATTGCGCATACAAATGTGGTCAGCCCGTACTAGAGGGTTATGACAAAAAAGTGTTCCGTTATTTAAATGCTTTTTATCATAATATGTAA
- the LOC106096079 gene encoding uncharacterized protein LOC106096079 isoform X1, whose protein sequence is MKQAKFGLCAIVALVAVFGLGVTNASPVHQQLVGAKKCTWGPSYWCSNLVNAKGCKAVRHCIQTVWESHNVPEDNDSICKICKDMVTQARDQLRSNETMEELKEVFEGSCNLIPIKVVKKECCKLADDFIPELVEALSSQMNPDQVCSVAGLCNNAEIDKLLTKYYSGALDGTLRESEEDKSTEEVKAVAVQPAKKASLTCGNCFSVATMMSNKFQTSNRDDILENILHMCGGMSSFSDACANIVLTYFNDIYDHIKGNLQPAGICHLSGVCAARYHQHPEDPKEEEPIDLMAPGNDDIPCELCQQLVHHLRDLLVANTTEAEFKQVMEGLCNQTKNFKSECISLVDQYYHTIYTTLVNDLDANGACFLIGVCPKGADYLYKGDIMPLLPVLPPAEIKVTIRKKLGAHEPKFTQEDLQAMALPIDHLMGAANPLLLVEGGELCTICEYMLHFIQETLATPATEDEIKRTVESICNKLPKSVNDKCSKFVDEYGDAVVALLIQGLNPADICPKMQMCPKHQENHNDMEVFSPKTNDEQDKPTCPLCLFAVEQAQEKIKNDKSKKNIKDVLDHLCTHLPQKLQAECVDFVETYSSELIDMLISDFKPQEICVSLKLCPKSNNYLEEMGLSAEDDSSSQEFDNDLSFNEVVPSEELPVEIVFQHHSEGVTPNCLLCEEMIKLAEKRINKKTTKLAVETISKDDIKRALEHSCDKMRTNFRAKCHRYVDKYGDQIAELLLKEMDPKLICTELGLCLFSEQEDLEIDEALKYDVIAMPTENVVLGKSDRYSGLDTSLRVQEPPTCVMCEFIMTKLENDLKDKHEQEQIKAAIENVCNHMPKTVTKTCDNFVEKYADAILSMLGSVPPKEVCQRMLLCFDGLSVVSDEVIECGVCHGATSSLLPYFRMVNTEHDNIDATEMTEVACEAVPAKYYSICSELVEVYGKSIMHLSESIVIDESSVCSQIGKCFNHEKSSLAFARISG, encoded by the exons GAATGCTAAAGGTTGCAAGGCTGTTCGCCATTGCATTCAAACCGTATGGGAAAGCCATAATGTACCAGAGGACAATgattccatttgcaaaatttgcaaggaCATGGTTACCCAGGCTCGCGATCAATTGCGGAGCAATGAAACAATGGAGGAATTGAAAGAAGTCTTTGAGGGTTCATGCAACTTGATTCCCATCAAAGTTGTGAAAAAGGAATGTTGCAAGTTGGCCGACGATTTTATTCCAGAATTGGTTGAAGCTTTGTCATCGCAAATGAATCCTGAT CAAGTCTGCTCTGTTGCTGGTCTCTGTAACAATGCCGAAATCGACAAACTGCTAACGAAATATTATAGCGGCGCCTTGGATGGTACTTTGCGCGAAAGCGAAGAAGACAAGAGCACGGAAGAGGTTAAAGCTGTTGCTGTCCAGCCAGCAAAGAAGGCTTCGTTGACTTGTGGCAATTGCTTCAGTGTGGCCACAATGATGTCAAATAAATTCCAAACGAGCAATCGCGATGacattttggaaaatattcTACACATGTGTGGTGGAATGTCCTCATTCTCGGATGCTTGTGCTAACATCGTTTTGACCTACTTCAATGATATATATGACCACATTAAGGGAAACCTTCAACCTGCCGGAATTTGCCACCTTTCTGGAGTATGCGCAGCCAGATATCACCAGCATCCTGAAGATCCCAAGGAAGAAGAACCCATCGATTTAATGGCCCCTGGCAATGATGACATTCCATGTGAATTGTGTCAACAATTGGTGCATCATTTACGCGATTTATTGGTGGCCAATACTACCGAGGCCGAATTCAAACAAGTCATGGAAGGTCTTTGCAATCAAACTAAGAATTTCAAGAGCGAATGTATATCTCTAGTTGACCAGTACTACCATACCATCTACACGACACTTGTCAATGATTTAGACGCCAACGGGGCTTGTTTCCTAATCGGAGTGTGCCCCAAGGGTGCCGATTACTTGTACAAAGGTGATATTATGCCATTGTTGCCTGTTTTGCCACCAGCTGAAATTAAAGTAACTATTCGCAAGAAGTTGGGTGCTCATGAGCCCAAATTCACCCAAGAAGACCTTCAAGCCATGGCTTTGCCCATTGATCATTTGATGGGCGCCGCCAATCCCTTACTTCTTGTCGAGGGTGGAGAGTTGTGCACCATTTGCGAGTACATGCTGCACTTCATTCAGGAGACTCTGGCCACACCAGCTACCGAAGACGAAATTAAAAGAACCGTGGAGAGCATTTGCAACAAGTTGCCCAAGAGCGTTAATGACAAGTGTTCGAAATTTGTAGACGAATATGGCGACGCTGTTGTGGCATTGCTTATTCAAGGCCTTAATCCCGCGGACATTTGTCCCAAAATGCAAATGTGCCCAAAACACCAAGAAAATCACAATGACATGGAAGTATTCTCTCCAAAAACAAACGACGAACAAGACAAGCCCACGTGTCCCTTGTGTTTGTTTGCCGTCGAACAGGCACAAGAGAAAATCAAGAATGACAAGTCCAAG aaaaacatCAAAGACGTCTTGGATCACTTGTGCACACATTTGCCACAAAAATTGCAAGCAGAATGTgttgatttcgttgaaaccTATTCATCGGAATTAATTGACATGCTAATATCGGATTTCAAGCCTCAGGAAATATgtgtttcattgaaattatgtcCCAAATCCAACAACTATTTGGAAGAAATGGGCCTAAGTGCCGAAGATGATAGCAGCAGCCAGGAATTTGATAACGATCTAT CCTTCAACGAAGTCGTTCCCAGTGAGGAACTTCCTGTAGAAATTGTCTTCCAACATCACTCCGAAGGCGTAACACCCAATTGTTTGTTGTGTGAGGAAATGATAAAATTAGCCGAGAAGCGTATCAACAAGAAAACAACTAAG CTTGCGGTGGAAACCATTTCCAAG GATGATATCAAAAGGGCTTTGGAACATTCCTGCGATAAGATGCGCACCAATTTCCGTGCAAAATGCCACAGATATGTGGACAAATACGGTGACCAAATAGCCGAGCTCTTACTTAAGGAAATGGACCCGAAATTGATTTGTACTGAGTTGGGCCTGTGTCTCTTCAGCGAACAAGAAGATT TGGAAATTGACGAAGCCTTGAAATACGATGTCATTGCGATGCCCACAGAAAATGTGGTTTTGGGCAAAAGTGACCGTTACAGCGGTCTAGATACATCATTGAGGGTGCAAGAACCACCAACATGTGTTATGTGTGAATTCATTATGACCAAATTGGAAAACGATTTGAAGGACAAACACGAGCAGGAACAAATCAAAGCAGCcattgaaaatgtttgcaatCACATGCCCAAAACGGTTACCAAAACCTGCGATAATTTTGTAGAGAAATACGCAGACGCCATCCTTTCCATGCTTGGATCGGTGCCGCCCAAGGAAGTATGCCAGCGTATGTTACTATGTTTCGATGGCTTGAGTGTGGTTTCGG ACGAAGTCATAGAGTGCGGCGTTTGCCACGGAGCCACCTCATCACTATTGCCTTATTTCAGAATGGTAAATACGGAGCACGATAATATAGATGCCACCGAAATGACTGAAGTGGCTTGTGAGGCAGTACCAGCCAAATATTATAGCATC TGTTCTGAATTGGTTGAGGTTTACGGCAAGAGTATCATGCATTTGTCAGAGAGCATAGTGATTGACGAGTCTAGCGTTTGCTCCCAAATTGGCAAATGTTTTAATCACGAGAAGTCTTCCCTAGCCTTTGCCAGAATTTCAG GCTAA